A window of the Callospermophilus lateralis isolate mCalLat2 chromosome 7, mCalLat2.hap1, whole genome shotgun sequence genome harbors these coding sequences:
- the Cpt2 gene encoding carnitine O-palmitoyltransferase 2, mitochondrial isoform X1, which produces MVPRLLLRAWPRGPAIGPGAPCRSLSADSRPGQYLQHSIVPTMHYQDSLPRLPIPKLEDTIRRYLSAQKPLLNDGQFRKTEQFCKSFENGIGKELHKQLVARDRQNKHTSYISGPWFDMYLTARDSVVLNFNPFMAFNPDPKSEYNDQLTRATNMTVSAIRFLKTLRAGLLEPEVFHLNPAKSDTNTFKRLIRFVPSSLSWYGAYLVNAYPLDMSQYFRLFNSTRLPKPRRDELFTDDKARHLLVLRKGHFYVFDVLDQDGNIVSPSEIQAHLKYILEDNSPVPEFPLTYLTSENRDVWAELRQKLIHGGNEETLRKVDSAAFCLCLDDFPIKDLVHLSHTMLHGDGTNRWFDKSFNLIVAKDGTAAVHFEHAWGDGVAVLRFFNEVFKDSTNTPAITPQSQPANTDSSITVQKLSFKLNDALKAGITAAKEKFDATTKTLTIDCMQFQRGGKEFLKKQKLSPDAVAQLAFQMAFLRQYGQTVATYESCSTAAFKHGRTETIRPASIFTKRCSEAFVREPSKHSAGELQQLMAECSKYHGQLTKEAAMGQGFDRHLFALRYLVAAKGIVLPELYLDPAYERINHNILSTSTLSSPAVNLGGFAPVVPDGFGIGYAVHDDWIGCNVSSYPGRNAREFLHCVEKSLEDIFDVLEGKSIKA; this is translated from the exons ATGGTGCCCCGCCTGCTGCTGCGCGCCTGGCCCCGGGGCCCTGCCATTGGCCCTGGAGCCCCCTGTCGGTCCCTCAGTGCTGACAGTAGGCCTGGCCAGTACCTGCAGCACAGCATCGTGCCCACCATGCACTACCAGGACAGTCTGCCCAG GCTGCCTATTCCCAAACTTGAAGACACCATTAGGAGATACCTCAGTGCACAGAAACCTCTCTTGAATGATGGCCAGTTCAG gaagacagaacaATTTTGTAAGAGTTTTGAGAACGGAATTGGAAAAGAACTACACAAGCAGCTGGTGGCTCGGGACAGACAGAATAAACACACAAGCTACATTTCTG gCCCCTGGTTTGATATGTATTTAACTGCTCGGGACTCAGTTGTTCTGAACTTTAATCCATTTATGGCGTTCAATCCTGATCCAAAATCTGAGTATAATGACCAGCTCACCCGGGCGACCAACATGACTGTTTCTGCCATCCGGTTTCTGAAGACACTCCGGGCTGGCCTTTTGGAGCCAGAAGTATTCCACTTGAACCCTGCCAAAAGTGACACGAATACCTTTAAAAGACTCATACGTTTTGTGCCTTCCTCTCTGTCTTGGTATGGGGCTTACTTGGTCAATGCATATCCCTTGGATATGTCTCAGTATTTTCGGCTTTTCAATTCAACTCGTTTACCCAAACCCAGGCGGGATGAACTCTTTACTGATGACAAGGCCCGACACCTCCTGGTCCTAAGAAAAGGACATTTCTATGTCTTTGATGTCCTGGATCAAGATGGGAACATCGTAAGCCCCTCAGAAATCCAGGCACATCTGAAGTACATCCTCGAAGACAATAGCCCTGTGCCTGAGTTTCCTCTGACATATCTGACCAGTGAGAACCGAGATGTCTGGGCAGAGCTCAGGCAGAAGCTGATACATGGGGGCAATGAGGAGACCCTGAGGAAAGTGGACTCTGCTGCCTTCTGCCTCTGCTTAGATGACTTCCCCATTAAGGACCTTGTCCATTTGTCCCACACCATGCTACATGGTGATGGTACAAATCGCTGGTTTGATAAATCCTTTAACCTCATTGTGGCCAAGGATGGCACTGCTGCTGTCCACTTTGAGCATGCTTGGGGTGACGGGGTTGCAGTACTCAGGTTTTTCAATGAAGTGTTTAAAGATAGCACTAACACTCCTGCCATCACTCCCCAGAGCCAGCCAGCCAATACGGACTCTTCCATCACTGTGCAAAAACTCAGCTTCAAATTGAATGATGCCTTAAAGGCTGGAATCACTGCTGCAAAGGAAAAGTTTGATGCTACCACGAAAACCCTCACCATTGACTGTATGCAGTTTCAGAGAGGAGGCAAAGAATTCTTGAAGAAGCAGAAGTTGAGCCCTGACGCAGTGGCACAGCTGGCCTTCCAGATGGCCTTCCTGCGGCAGTACGGGCAGACAGTGGCTACCTACGAGTCCTGCAGCACTGCAGCATTCAAACATGGCCGCACTGAGACCATCCGCCCAGCCTCCATCTTCACAAAGAGGTGCTCTGAGGCCTTTGTCAGGGAGCCCTCTAAGCACAGTGCTGGCGAGCTTCAGCAGCTGATGGCCGAGTGCTCCAAGTACCATGGCCAGCTGACCAAAGAAGCAGCAATGG GCCAGGGCTTTGACAGACACTTGTTTGCTTTGCGGTACCTGGTGGCAGCCAAAGGAATTGTCCTGCCCGAGCTCTACCTGGATCCTGCATATGAACGGATAAACCACAACATCCTGTCCACCAGCACGCTGAGCAGCCCAGCAGTGAACCTTGGTGGCTTTGCCCCTGTTGTCCCTGATGGCTTTGGCATTGGTTATGCTGTTCATGACGACTGGATAGGCTGCAATGTCTCCTCCTACCCAGGACGCAATGCCCGGGAGTTTCTTCACTGTGTTGAGAAATCCTTAGAAGATATATTTGATGTCTTAGAAGGCAAATCCATCAAAGCTTAG
- the Cpt2 gene encoding carnitine O-palmitoyltransferase 2, mitochondrial isoform X2: protein MVPRLLLRAWPRGPAIGPGAPCRSLSADSRPGQYLQHSIVPTMHYQDSLPRLPIPKLEDTIRRYLSAQKPLLNDGQFRKTEQFCKSFENGIGKELHKQLVARDRQNKHTSYISGPWFDMYLTARDSVVLNFNPFMAFNPDPKSEYNDQLTRATNMTVSAIRFLKTLRAGLLEPEVFHLNPAKSDTNTFKRLIRFVPSSLSWYGAYLVNAYPLDMSQYFRLFNSTRLPKPRRDELFTDDKARHLLVLRKGHFYVFDVLDQDGNIVSPSEIQAHLKYILEDNSPVPEFPLTYLTSENRDVWAELRQKLIHGGNEETLRKVDSAAFCLCLDDFPIKDLVHLSHTMLHGDGTNRWFDKSFNLIVAKDGTAAVHFEHAWGDGVAVLRFFNEVFKDSTNTPAITPQSQPANTDSSITVQKLSFKLNDALKAGITAAKEKFDATTKTLTIDCMQFQRGGKEFLKKQKLSPDAVAQLAFQMAFLRQYGQTVATYESCSTAAFKHGRTETIRPASIFTKRCSEAFVREPSKHSAGELQQLMAECSKYHGQLTKEAAMGETGARALTDTCLLCGTWWQPKELSCPSSTWILHMNG from the exons ATGGTGCCCCGCCTGCTGCTGCGCGCCTGGCCCCGGGGCCCTGCCATTGGCCCTGGAGCCCCCTGTCGGTCCCTCAGTGCTGACAGTAGGCCTGGCCAGTACCTGCAGCACAGCATCGTGCCCACCATGCACTACCAGGACAGTCTGCCCAG GCTGCCTATTCCCAAACTTGAAGACACCATTAGGAGATACCTCAGTGCACAGAAACCTCTCTTGAATGATGGCCAGTTCAG gaagacagaacaATTTTGTAAGAGTTTTGAGAACGGAATTGGAAAAGAACTACACAAGCAGCTGGTGGCTCGGGACAGACAGAATAAACACACAAGCTACATTTCTG gCCCCTGGTTTGATATGTATTTAACTGCTCGGGACTCAGTTGTTCTGAACTTTAATCCATTTATGGCGTTCAATCCTGATCCAAAATCTGAGTATAATGACCAGCTCACCCGGGCGACCAACATGACTGTTTCTGCCATCCGGTTTCTGAAGACACTCCGGGCTGGCCTTTTGGAGCCAGAAGTATTCCACTTGAACCCTGCCAAAAGTGACACGAATACCTTTAAAAGACTCATACGTTTTGTGCCTTCCTCTCTGTCTTGGTATGGGGCTTACTTGGTCAATGCATATCCCTTGGATATGTCTCAGTATTTTCGGCTTTTCAATTCAACTCGTTTACCCAAACCCAGGCGGGATGAACTCTTTACTGATGACAAGGCCCGACACCTCCTGGTCCTAAGAAAAGGACATTTCTATGTCTTTGATGTCCTGGATCAAGATGGGAACATCGTAAGCCCCTCAGAAATCCAGGCACATCTGAAGTACATCCTCGAAGACAATAGCCCTGTGCCTGAGTTTCCTCTGACATATCTGACCAGTGAGAACCGAGATGTCTGGGCAGAGCTCAGGCAGAAGCTGATACATGGGGGCAATGAGGAGACCCTGAGGAAAGTGGACTCTGCTGCCTTCTGCCTCTGCTTAGATGACTTCCCCATTAAGGACCTTGTCCATTTGTCCCACACCATGCTACATGGTGATGGTACAAATCGCTGGTTTGATAAATCCTTTAACCTCATTGTGGCCAAGGATGGCACTGCTGCTGTCCACTTTGAGCATGCTTGGGGTGACGGGGTTGCAGTACTCAGGTTTTTCAATGAAGTGTTTAAAGATAGCACTAACACTCCTGCCATCACTCCCCAGAGCCAGCCAGCCAATACGGACTCTTCCATCACTGTGCAAAAACTCAGCTTCAAATTGAATGATGCCTTAAAGGCTGGAATCACTGCTGCAAAGGAAAAGTTTGATGCTACCACGAAAACCCTCACCATTGACTGTATGCAGTTTCAGAGAGGAGGCAAAGAATTCTTGAAGAAGCAGAAGTTGAGCCCTGACGCAGTGGCACAGCTGGCCTTCCAGATGGCCTTCCTGCGGCAGTACGGGCAGACAGTGGCTACCTACGAGTCCTGCAGCACTGCAGCATTCAAACATGGCCGCACTGAGACCATCCGCCCAGCCTCCATCTTCACAAAGAGGTGCTCTGAGGCCTTTGTCAGGGAGCCCTCTAAGCACAGTGCTGGCGAGCTTCAGCAGCTGATGGCCGAGTGCTCCAAGTACCATGGCCAGCTGACCAAAGAAGCAGCAATGGGTGAGACAGGG GCCAGGGCTTTGACAGACACTTGTTTGCTTTGCGGTACCTGGTGGCAGCCAAAGGAATTGTCCTGCCCGAGCTCTACCTGGATCCTGCATATGAACGGATAA